One part of the Thermodesulfobacterium commune DSM 2178 genome encodes these proteins:
- the fabZ gene encoding 3-hydroxyacyl-ACP dehydratase FabZ translates to MEIKAKEIFELLPHRYPFLLIDKILELDKEGEYIKVLKNVTINEPFFQGHFPGNPIMPGVLILEAMAQAAAAGLKFIFPEYKNSLFVFAGADKVRFRHPVYPGDTLILEAKGFKKKGRIIKTYAVAKVGEKVVAEAELIAGLREED, encoded by the coding sequence ATGGAAATAAAGGCCAAAGAAATTTTTGAACTTCTGCCTCATCGTTATCCATTTTTGTTAATAGATAAAATTTTAGAGCTTGATAAAGAAGGTGAATACATAAAGGTGTTGAAAAATGTAACCATAAATGAGCCTTTTTTTCAGGGACATTTTCCAGGTAATCCCATAATGCCTGGTGTTTTGATCCTGGAGGCTATGGCACAAGCAGCAGCTGCTGGACTTAAGTTTATTTTCCCAGAGTATAAAAATAGCCTTTTTGTGTTTGCAGGGGCTGATAAGGTAAGGTTTAGGCATCCGGTTTATCCTGGAGATACCTTAATCTTAGAAGCCAAGGGGTTTAAAAAGAAAGGACGTATTATTAAAACCTATGCGGTGGCTAAGGTAGGAGAAAAAGTAGTGGCTGAGGCAGAGTTAATTGCAGGTTTGAGAGAGGAGGACTAA
- a CDS encoding Lrp/AsnC family transcriptional regulator, protein MAKKFSLSQKDKKNLLNLLQQEFPIEEKPFETLAKKFDLSEEEIIEFLKNLQKEGIIRHFGATVNSIKLGYYTCLCGTSIPEEKINIVYEIAELPEVTHAYLREHRLNFWFTVVLPSEETLPNFIKNLSDKYQIEIKSFPMVKKFKAKAVFTL, encoded by the coding sequence ATGGCAAAAAAGTTTTCACTTTCTCAAAAAGATAAAAAAAACCTGCTAAACCTATTACAGCAAGAATTCCCTATAGAAGAAAAACCTTTTGAAACTTTGGCTAAAAAATTCGACCTTTCAGAGGAAGAAATAATAGAATTTTTAAAAAACCTTCAAAAAGAAGGAATTATTAGGCATTTTGGAGCCACAGTCAACTCGATAAAATTGGGGTATTATACCTGTTTATGTGGAACTTCTATCCCAGAAGAAAAAATAAACATAGTTTATGAAATAGCAGAACTGCCAGAGGTTACCCATGCCTATCTCAGAGAACATAGACTTAACTTCTGGTTTACCGTAGTCCTCCCTTCAGAAGAAACCTTACCAAACTTTATCAAAAATCTATCTGATAAATATCAAATAGAAATCAAAAGTTTTCCTATGGTAAAAAAGTTTAAGGCTAAGGCTGTTTTTACCCTCTAA
- a CDS encoding MlaD family protein, with product MAVKGSTEIKVGFFVFIGILALLYLTFKLGEEAFTPKDSYKLYAVFENVSGLAKGAKIEMAGVNIGKVGNIELTPEGKAKVELLIYSKYKVQEDAEAYVKTYGVLGDKFVELKPGLSKNYLKPESMIANAHSAVSVDDLLANIGPTVEGLKELLGTEEGRQNLKILVANIKEASESFKGIAAKIEKGQGSLGKLVTDDSLYVNLKETTEHLKTIARQIESGQGTLGKLVKDDQLYKTLTQTVAHLEKVSKKLEKGEGTLGKLINDERLYKELKQISTNLKDITARIERGEGTLGKLLKDDSLYVEAKKTLRSVNRAAKGVEEQVPISVMGTVAGAAMK from the coding sequence ATGGCAGTAAAAGGCTCTACTGAGATAAAAGTTGGTTTTTTTGTTTTTATAGGTATTTTAGCCCTCCTTTATCTTACCTTTAAGTTAGGAGAAGAGGCTTTTACTCCAAAGGATAGCTATAAGCTTTATGCGGTTTTTGAAAATGTCTCAGGGCTTGCCAAAGGAGCCAAGATAGAGATGGCTGGGGTGAATATAGGGAAGGTAGGGAACATAGAGCTTACCCCTGAAGGAAAGGCTAAAGTAGAACTTTTAATCTATAGTAAATACAAAGTCCAGGAAGACGCAGAGGCTTATGTAAAAACTTATGGGGTATTAGGAGATAAATTTGTAGAGTTAAAGCCAGGACTTTCTAAAAACTATCTTAAGCCTGAAAGTATGATAGCCAATGCTCACAGTGCAGTCTCTGTGGATGATCTGTTGGCTAACATCGGACCTACGGTAGAAGGGTTAAAAGAGCTTTTAGGTACTGAGGAAGGTAGACAAAACTTAAAGATTTTAGTAGCAAACATAAAAGAAGCCTCAGAAAGTTTCAAAGGTATCGCCGCTAAAATAGAGAAAGGGCAAGGTAGTTTAGGAAAATTGGTTACAGATGATAGTTTATATGTAAACCTCAAAGAAACCACAGAACATCTAAAAACTATAGCCAGACAAATAGAAAGCGGACAGGGGACCCTTGGAAAACTGGTTAAAGACGACCAACTTTACAAAACCCTTACCCAAACAGTGGCTCATTTAGAGAAAGTTTCAAAGAAACTTGAAAAAGGAGAGGGGACTTTAGGGAAACTGATCAATGACGAAAGGCTCTACAAAGAATTGAAACAAATATCTACCAACCTAAAAGACATAACCGCACGGATAGAAAGAGGAGAAGGGACGTTAGGTAAACTTTTAAAAGACGATTCTCTTTATGTAGAGGCTAAAAAGACCCTTAGAAGTGTTAACAGAGCAGCCAAAGGGGTAGAAGAGCAGGTTCCTATCAGCGTAATGGGTACAGTGGCTGGAGCTGCGATGAAATAA
- a CDS encoding ABC transporter ATP-binding protein gives MIVIKGLRKSFNGFEVLKGVDLTIPENCITFIMGQSGTGKSVLLKHIVGLIKPDAGEIWFENQDITKLSEKELQKVRRNIGFLFQEGALFDSMTVGENVAFPLKEHFKLSAKEINSQVEELLDAVGLLASKDKFPSELSGGMKKRAALARTLALKPKVILFDEPTTGLDPILQVSILQLIKDIKEKYQLTCAIISHDVALALKFADYIAFLHQGIILKFGTPDEIKQAEEEFIQNFLRSALL, from the coding sequence ATGATAGTTATCAAGGGACTTAGAAAAAGTTTTAACGGATTTGAGGTGTTAAAAGGGGTAGACCTTACTATACCTGAAAACTGTATAACTTTTATCATGGGACAAAGTGGTACTGGAAAAAGTGTTCTTTTGAAACATATCGTAGGTTTAATTAAGCCTGATGCTGGAGAGATCTGGTTTGAAAACCAGGATATTACTAAACTTTCGGAAAAGGAGTTGCAAAAGGTTAGAAGAAATATAGGCTTCTTATTCCAAGAAGGAGCTTTATTTGATTCTATGACGGTGGGAGAAAACGTGGCTTTCCCTTTAAAAGAACATTTCAAGTTAAGCGCTAAAGAAATCAATTCTCAGGTAGAAGAACTTTTAGACGCTGTAGGACTTCTTGCCTCAAAGGATAAATTCCCCTCTGAACTTTCAGGAGGTATGAAAAAAAGGGCAGCTTTGGCTAGAACCCTTGCTTTAAAACCTAAGGTTATTCTTTTTGATGAACCCACCACCGGGCTTGACCCTATCTTACAGGTTTCGATCTTACAACTCATAAAAGACATAAAAGAAAAATACCAGCTTACCTGTGCTATCATAAGTCATGACGTAGCTTTAGCTTTAAAATTTGCAGATTATATCGCCTTTTTACATCAGGGTATTATCTTAAAGTTTGGTACCCCTGATGAGATTAAGCAGGCAGAAGAAGAGTTTATTCAGAACTTTTTAAGAAGTGCTTTATTATAG
- a CDS encoding MlaE family ABC transporter permease, with the protein MNVLRFLGRGFLKVLEDSGGIFLFFLKSLIYFFTPPFRLKHLIKHMEFIGVKSFLVVFLTALFSGMVTAYQVNIALSKVGSQSILGGAVALTLTRELGSVLTAIVVVARAGSAICAEIGSMRITEQIDALKIMAVNPIQYLVSPRLWAAILVLPLLTAIADLIGIAGGYVVGVFLVKIDPGLLTARMTDMVEFKDIMSGILKSIFFGAFLVSVCGYKGYNVTGGAEGVGRATTEAVVVSTVGILVMDYILTTLFF; encoded by the coding sequence ATGAACGTCTTAAGGTTCTTAGGAAGAGGTTTTCTTAAGGTTCTCGAAGATTCAGGGGGAATTTTCCTCTTTTTTCTAAAGAGTTTGATTTATTTCTTTACTCCCCCTTTTCGACTCAAGCATTTAATTAAACATATGGAATTTATAGGGGTTAAGTCCTTTTTGGTAGTATTTCTTACCGCGCTTTTTTCTGGGATGGTTACAGCCTATCAGGTTAACATTGCTCTTTCCAAAGTAGGTTCTCAAAGTATCTTGGGTGGTGCTGTAGCTTTAACCCTTACTAGAGAGTTAGGTTCTGTGCTTACAGCCATCGTGGTGGTGGCAAGAGCGGGTTCTGCTATCTGTGCTGAGATTGGAAGTATGAGGATTACAGAGCAGATAGATGCTTTAAAAATAATGGCTGTTAACCCAATTCAGTATCTCGTCAGCCCAAGGCTTTGGGCTGCTATTTTAGTTTTACCCTTACTTACAGCCATAGCAGATTTGATTGGTATCGCCGGAGGTTATGTGGTAGGGGTTTTTTTGGTAAAAATAGACCCTGGGTTACTTACTGCCAGGATGACTGACATGGTAGAATTTAAAGACATCATGAGTGGTATCCTAAAATCTATCTTTTTTGGAGCTTTTTTGGTAAGTGTATGTGGTTATAAAGGTTATAACGTAACAGGAGGAGCTGAAGGGGTTGGAAGGGCTACTACCGAGGCGGTGGTGGTGTCTACCGTAGGTATTTTGGTGATGGATTACATCTTAACTACTCTTTTCTTTTAG
- the ilvD gene encoding dihydroxy-acid dehydratase gives MRSDRIKKGIERAPHRSLLKALGFTDNELNKPLIGIANSFNEIIPGHIHLRQIVEAVKAGVREAGGVPVEFGVIGVCDGIAMNHEGMRYSLPSRDIIADSIEIMAHAHAFDGLVLVTSCDKITPGMMMAAFRVNIPSILIAGGPMLTGLYKGQKVNLISVFEAIGKVQKKAMTEEELKELESCACPTCGSCAGMFTANSMNCLSEAIGIALPGNGTIPAVFADRIRLAKETGRKIVELVEKGITPRKIINRKSFENAIAVDMALGCSTNTVLHLMAIAREAKVDLDLKVFDEISKKTPVLAKLIPAGYHSVVDLHFAGGIPAVLKELSKLNLIHLDVKTVSGKTLKQLLKDVEVLDREVIRPVENPYHKEGGIAVLYGNLAPEGAVVKTSAVLPEMLKHVGPARVFDSEEEAYQAILAGKIKKGDVVVIRYEGPKGGPGMREMLSPTSAIIGMGLGGSVALITDGRFSGGTQGACIGHVSPEAAEGGPIALVKEGDLIEIDIPQRKLELKVSERELEERKKKWKPLKKKLEGVLKKYHSLVQSSSRGAILE, from the coding sequence ATGAGAAGCGATCGGATTAAAAAAGGTATAGAGAGGGCTCCCCATAGGTCTTTACTAAAAGCGTTAGGGTTTACAGACAACGAACTTAACAAGCCTCTTATAGGAATTGCTAATTCTTTTAACGAGATCATCCCAGGGCATATACATTTAAGACAGATCGTAGAGGCGGTTAAAGCTGGGGTAAGAGAAGCAGGAGGGGTGCCTGTTGAGTTTGGGGTTATAGGGGTTTGCGATGGGATTGCCATGAACCATGAAGGAATGCGCTATTCTCTTCCGAGTAGAGATATCATCGCAGACTCTATAGAAATCATGGCCCATGCCCATGCCTTTGATGGTCTGGTACTGGTTACAAGCTGTGATAAAATCACTCCTGGCATGATGATGGCAGCTTTTAGGGTAAACATTCCCTCTATCCTGATAGCAGGTGGCCCCATGCTTACAGGACTGTATAAAGGTCAGAAAGTTAACCTTATTTCTGTGTTTGAAGCCATCGGAAAGGTTCAGAAAAAAGCCATGACAGAAGAAGAGCTAAAAGAACTTGAGAGTTGTGCTTGTCCTACCTGTGGTTCTTGTGCGGGAATGTTTACTGCTAACTCGATGAACTGTTTGTCTGAGGCTATAGGAATAGCTTTACCAGGCAACGGAACCATCCCTGCCGTGTTTGCTGACCGTATCCGTTTAGCCAAGGAAACAGGAAGGAAAATCGTAGAGCTTGTAGAAAAAGGAATTACTCCAAGAAAGATCATCAACAGAAAGTCTTTTGAAAATGCTATAGCCGTTGATATGGCACTTGGGTGTTCCACTAACACAGTATTACATCTTATGGCTATAGCTAGAGAAGCTAAGGTAGACTTAGATTTGAAGGTGTTTGATGAAATTTCTAAGAAAACCCCGGTACTTGCTAAGCTTATCCCAGCAGGTTACCATAGCGTGGTGGATTTGCATTTTGCTGGAGGGATACCAGCGGTTTTAAAGGAGCTTTCCAAGTTGAACCTTATCCACCTGGATGTAAAAACAGTTTCAGGAAAAACATTAAAACAACTTTTAAAGGACGTAGAGGTTTTAGATAGAGAGGTTATAAGACCGGTAGAAAATCCCTACCATAAAGAGGGTGGTATCGCCGTGCTTTATGGAAACTTAGCCCCTGAGGGAGCGGTGGTTAAGACCAGTGCCGTTTTGCCTGAGATGTTAAAACATGTTGGTCCTGCAAGGGTTTTTGACTCTGAAGAGGAGGCCTATCAGGCTATATTAGCCGGGAAGATTAAAAAAGGTGACGTTGTAGTCATAAGATATGAAGGCCCTAAAGGGGGGCCTGGGATGAGGGAGATGCTTTCTCCTACTTCAGCTATAATAGGAATGGGTTTGGGTGGTTCTGTAGCCCTTATTACCGACGGAAGATTTAGTGGAGGCACCCAAGGGGCTTGTATAGGACATGTGTCTCCTGAGGCTGCAGAGGGAGGTCCTATTGCTTTGGTTAAAGAAGGAGATCTGATAGAAATAGACATACCCCAGAGAAAGCTTGAACTCAAAGTTTCAGAAAGGGAACTTGAGGAACGTAAGAAGAAATGGAAACCTTTGAAGAAAAAATTAGAAGGAGTATTGAAAAAATATCATAGTTTAGTACAATCAAGTTCAAGAGGGGCTATATTAGAATGA
- a CDS encoding NifU family protein, which yields MIKDAVEQALAKVRPMLQADGGDVELVEVTPEGVVKVRLKGACGSCPMSTMTLKMGIERYLKKEVPEVTEVVAV from the coding sequence ATGATTAAAGATGCAGTAGAACAAGCCTTAGCTAAAGTAAGGCCTATGTTGCAGGCTGATGGTGGAGACGTAGAGCTTGTAGAGGTTACTCCAGAAGGGGTGGTAAAGGTTAGGTTAAAAGGTGCTTGTGGTTCTTGCCCCATGTCTACCATGACCCTAAAAATGGGTATCGAAAGATACTTAAAAAAAGAGGTCCCTGAGGTAACAGAAGTAGTAGCCGTTTAA
- the rpoZ gene encoding DNA-directed RNA polymerase subunit omega yields MARVTIEDCLKKVPGRFRLVHLAIERVKQLKEGAEPLVQADNKEIVLALREIAAGLVTFENIKQLGKKEKTSSPYELTEILKQKSSSK; encoded by the coding sequence ATGGCCAGGGTTACGATAGAAGATTGTCTAAAAAAAGTACCAGGCAGGTTTAGATTGGTACACTTAGCCATAGAAAGGGTTAAACAATTAAAAGAAGGGGCTGAACCTCTTGTACAGGCAGACAACAAAGAGATTGTGTTAGCTCTTAGAGAAATTGCCGCGGGATTAGTTACTTTTGAAAACATAAAACAGCTTGGTAAAAAAGAAAAAACCTCCTCTCCTTACGAACTAACCGAGATCTTAAAGCAAAAAAGTTCTTCTAAATAA
- the dnaJ gene encoding molecular chaperone DnaJ translates to MSYKDFYEILGVPRNASQEEIKRAYRRLALKYHPDKNPGNKEAEEKFKEISEAYQVLSDPEKRAIYDTYGYSGLTSSGHRRFEDVGDIFKTFSDIFEEFFGFTFEEKSHTRPRDGADLSYEVAVDLEDLFTDKEITLDIEKLDLCEDCGGLGYNPDKGLKICETCNGKGKIVYTEGFFRIAYACPDCRGRGSTYVEICKKCNGSGRAWKKKQIKVVIPAGVEDGTILRIYGEGEAGLYGGRPGDLYLRVKVKPHPLFYREKSNLIGNLKINFVSAILGDEVKVPFFKETLSVKIPPGSQPGDELVIENKGLPDPKTKKRGDLILRLQVELPHNVSEETKKLLQKIAEKEKIDGSTNRLEPYQQEKKKKKESFWKKFIFGSR, encoded by the coding sequence ATGTCTTACAAAGATTTTTATGAAATTTTAGGGGTTCCAAGAAACGCCTCTCAAGAAGAAATAAAAAGAGCTTATAGAAGACTTGCGCTCAAATATCATCCTGATAAAAACCCAGGTAATAAAGAGGCTGAGGAAAAATTTAAGGAAATTTCTGAAGCCTATCAAGTGCTTTCTGACCCTGAAAAAAGAGCTATCTATGATACTTACGGTTATTCAGGGCTTACTTCTTCTGGTCATAGAAGGTTTGAAGATGTAGGAGATATTTTCAAAACATTTTCTGACATTTTTGAGGAGTTTTTTGGTTTTACCTTTGAAGAAAAAAGTCATACCAGACCACGAGATGGAGCTGACCTTTCATATGAAGTAGCAGTAGACTTAGAGGACCTTTTTACAGATAAAGAAATTACGCTTGACATAGAAAAATTGGACCTATGTGAAGATTGTGGGGGATTAGGCTATAATCCTGATAAAGGTTTAAAGATTTGTGAAACCTGTAATGGTAAAGGGAAAATTGTCTACACCGAAGGATTTTTTAGGATTGCTTATGCTTGTCCAGATTGCAGAGGCAGAGGTTCTACTTATGTAGAAATCTGTAAGAAATGCAACGGGTCGGGAAGGGCTTGGAAGAAAAAGCAAATAAAGGTAGTTATCCCTGCTGGGGTAGAGGATGGGACTATTTTACGGATCTACGGCGAGGGAGAGGCTGGGCTTTATGGAGGTAGGCCAGGAGACCTTTATCTTAGGGTAAAAGTCAAACCACATCCTCTTTTTTACAGAGAAAAATCTAATCTTATAGGAAATTTAAAGATAAACTTTGTTTCTGCAATTTTAGGAGATGAAGTTAAAGTACCCTTTTTTAAAGAAACCCTATCTGTAAAAATACCCCCAGGGTCTCAACCAGGGGATGAACTTGTTATAGAAAATAAAGGACTTCCTGACCCTAAAACCAAGAAAAGAGGAGACCTTATCCTAAGATTACAGGTAGAGCTTCCCCATAACGTTAGCGAAGAAACAAAAAAACTTTTACAAAAGATAGCTGAAAAAGAAAAAATCGACGGTTCAACCAACAGATTAGAACCATATCAACAGGAGAAAAAAAAGAAAAAAGAAAGTTTTTGGAAAAAGTTTATTTTTGGAAGTAGATAA
- the moaC gene encoding cyclic pyranopterin monophosphate synthase MoaC: MAGFTHLDSQGNLFMVDVGGKPATERIAIAKAEVVFPEEIYPKVISQDIPKGDFLACAKVAGILGAKKTSELIPLCHPLPISKVDLNFRFIPERYVLEIEGMVKTVGQTGVEMEALTAVSIAALTVYDMCKALDKRIKITNIRLVYKTGGKSGEVVLEEQPGKEDF, translated from the coding sequence ATGGCTGGTTTTACCCATTTAGACTCCCAAGGCAATCTTTTTATGGTAGATGTAGGAGGAAAACCTGCGACTGAGAGAATAGCCATAGCTAAAGCTGAGGTAGTCTTTCCTGAAGAGATCTACCCTAAGGTGATATCCCAAGATATCCCTAAGGGAGATTTCTTAGCCTGTGCTAAGGTTGCAGGAATTTTAGGGGCTAAAAAGACTTCTGAGCTTATACCTCTTTGCCATCCTTTGCCCATCTCTAAGGTAGACCTTAATTTTAGGTTTATTCCTGAAAGGTATGTGCTTGAAATCGAGGGGATGGTAAAGACTGTAGGACAAACCGGGGTAGAGATGGAGGCCTTGACCGCAGTAAGCATTGCTGCTCTTACCGTTTATGATATGTGTAAAGCCCTTGATAAGCGTATCAAAATCACCAACATCAGGTTGGTTTATAAAACTGGTGGAAAAAGTGGTGAAGTAGTATTAGAAGAACAACCTGGAAAGGAGGATTTTTGA
- the dksA gene encoding RNA polymerase-binding protein DksA, translating into MDKEKLAMFKELLLKRREEILKDVLETKKELVEEYEPLADAIDQATRESNLAFELRLRDREQKLLKKIDKALKKIEDGTYGICEACGEEIDEKRLLARPEATLCIECKKAQERMEKIRGE; encoded by the coding sequence ATGGATAAGGAAAAATTAGCCATGTTCAAAGAACTTTTGCTTAAACGCCGCGAAGAAATTCTAAAGGATGTTTTAGAAACCAAAAAAGAGTTGGTGGAAGAGTATGAACCTTTAGCAGACGCCATCGATCAGGCTACACGTGAGAGTAATCTGGCTTTTGAGTTAAGACTAAGAGACAGAGAACAAAAACTGTTAAAAAAGATAGACAAAGCCCTAAAAAAAATAGAAGATGGGACCTATGGAATATGTGAAGCCTGCGGAGAAGAAATAGACGAAAAAAGGCTTCTTGCAAGACCTGAGGCCACCCTTTGTATTGAATGTAAAAAAGCCCAGGAAAGGATGGAAAAAATCAGAGGAGAATAA